The sequence TGAATATCAGCAGTACCGAACGCTCGTGCTCATGAATTTTTCCGATCAGCCTCAGCGTGTGTCTGTCAATGTATTGATGCGGGCTGGTATGAACGGGGCATTGCGTGATGTCTACAGCGGCTCGATGATTCAGGTGGATGATGGGTTTATTCCCATCGAAGGATGCGGGTTTTACTGGGTTAAAAAAGACGACATGTAAGCACTGAACGCGATGCACTGGCACGTTTTTCCTAGGTGCGTTTATAGAAATTATAATTGTCTACAGCCCGAGGTTCGGGAATCAGATACATGCCTTGACAGGGTTCCAGTTCGATATCCAGAAAGTTGGTATATTTTATGATTTTCCCAGAAAACCAGTCGACCATCCGCATGGCATCGTATAGATCGGAATGAGGAATAAACAGTCGGAATGCCTGCCTGGCATCTGTGGGATTGACTGCCGCAATACCGAACTGTTTGGGGTCGGCTGGATCATGTCGGATGAATGCGGTGCACCGGGTCAGCTGATCGGTCAGATCCTTAAAATCGCCATGCCGCAGTTCCGGCCGTTCTCTACGCAGCGAACAGAGTTTTTTGTACCAGCTTACATGGTTGTCCTGTGCCAATGCATCCCAGCACATGGCACCACGGTTCATGGGGTCGGAACCATCTCCGTCGCCACGCATACAACACTCTTCGCCATAATAAATGAACGGGATCCCGGGCAGAGTAAACTGCAACAGGGTCGCGATTTTGGCGCGAACCTTATCACCGTCCAACGTATTCATCAGACGTTTATAGTCATGGGAGGCCAGCATATTGAAACAGTGAGACTGCTTTACCGCGCCAGCATCGTTGAGTAAAGCTCGAACGACAGCTCCAAACTGCGACGCTGATATTTTTTCATTGAGCAATGACAATACCGCATCGGTCAAGTAATACGTCTGAGCACCATCCAATACGTCCAGCCAGCCAGCCGCGTAATTCCATACCTCGCCAATCACGACGACATCCGGATTGATGGATCGAGCCGTATCTCGTATCAGTGCACATAATTCGCGTCCCAAATCATTGGCACAGTCGAGACGCAGTCCATCGACGCCTTTTTTCGTCCAAAATACAACAGGACTCCTGTCGCCGCGAATCACCGCATCGACAACCGCCTCGTTTTTAAAATTCAATTCAGGAATCACCCCGCAATTGCGCCAGCACTCATATACGCGGGGATATTCAGAAAAGGTAAACCAATCACGACAGGATGAATCCGGACGACTGATGGCATCCAGAAACCACGGATGCCGATTGGAGCAATGATTGAGCACCAGGTCAATAATCAGCCGCATCCCGTTTTGGTGCAATGTGCTAAGCAATTCATCAAAATCAGCCATAGTGCCCAGTGCCGGATCGATGGCGCAATAATCTGTGATATCGTACTTGATAAAGGTCGGTGACGGATAGACAGGAGTGCAATAGACCGTTCCAATACCCATATCTTTGAGGTATGGAATACGTTCAATAATGCCGCGAAGATCGCCACCGTAGAATTCGTGTCCCCAGCGATCCTGCATAGGTTCTGTCCAGCACCGCGTGACGGCTTCAGAATCAAACAGTCCTGCTGCCTGTTTTTCTTTAACGTTGGGACCGCCACAGCAAAATCGATCGGGAACGATCTGATAAATGACACCTTCATTCCATGATGCTTTCATATTATCCACTCCAAGTCAGCACACGTTGTCACCTTGAAAAGGACGGGTATTTTTTCATCTACAGCGAATTAGACGACATAAAAATCCGTTCATTCATCTCGTCATACTCATACATGTAAACGTTTACGCTTCGCAAGTCAAAAATATCATCTCTGTTCGCTTGAAGTTTTACCTTCGCAAGTCTATTCATCACATTTTTCACTATAAGAGGTTTTAAAATGAATAATGCGAAGAGCTGGCAGGGAAATTCCATGCTGCTGATTGCGGCGGCCGTTTGGGGCGGCGGATTTGTCGCACAGCGAATGGGACTGGATCATGTCGGCCCGTTTACTTACAATGTCTGCCGATTTCCGGTGGGAGCGCTATGCTTACTCGCCTACCACATACTGATTCATCGGCGCCAAGTGAAAACACCAGTACCGGTGCACTCATTGATAAAACCTGTACTGATCTGCGGCAGCTGCATGTTCATGGGCGCATCCTTTCAGCAGTACGGTTTGAAATATACCACCGCATCCAACGCCGGGTTTGTAACGGGATTATACGTCATCTTCGTCCCGTTGATCGGCATTCTGCTGGGACACAAAAACGGAGTATCGGTGTGGCTGGGATGCATCCTCGCCGTTTCCGGGATGTACTTATTGAGCGTCTCAGAATCCATGACAATCAACCTGGGCGATGCACTGGTGTTCATCAGTGCCCTGTTCTGGTCATTCCACGTGCTGTCCATCGGCCACTTTGCATCGCGAATCGACCCCATCCGCTTTGCCATCGGCCAGTTAGTCGTCTGCACGCTGGGCAGTGGCATCGTAGCCACCCTGACCGAGCCCATCACCTGGTCATCCATTCAGCTAGCCTCTGGGGCTATTATTTACGGGGGTGTTTTTTCTGTGGGGCTTGGTTTTACATTGCAGGTCTTCGGTCAACGTAATGCGCCGCCTGCGGCGGCAGCCATTATATTAAGTCTAGAATCAGTCTTTGCAGCACTGTTCGGCGTGCTGTTTTTGCATGAAGTTCTATCGCCCCGGGCACTGACGGGATGTGTTCTCATGTTAAGCGGCATGATTTTCGCTCAGTTGGATGGATTTCGCAGTAAATAATTCCAGTTTCAAAATCCGCGACGGAATGTATATTTATTGACATCCTATATTCAAATTAAACCTTGCTTGTTCGGTCAATTTACTTCATAATGAAGCCGGCTCGGTTACAACGGGTCTAGAACCCAGCGCTTGTTGTACCAGAAATACTGATCGGGATGCTGCATGACCTGCTCGCTGAAAAGGGCCAGCAACTTTGTGGTTATACGGGTGTAATCCTCGGTTTTAGAGAGGCTCATATCCGGTTCGATCACATCGAAGAAGAGACAACGATGCTTGCTCCATCCCTCACGAAAACTAAGCGCGGGATAAATGGGAACACGAGCCATTCGTGCGAAAAGTGCGGTGCCGGCAGCGACATTGGCTGTACCGTTGATAAAGGGAACGGACAGTGCTTCAGTACGGGATCGGACATCGGGAAGAATGGCCAGAACCTGACCGGATTTGATTTTTTTCACTGCCTGCCGAAGCATGCCCGGATCATCGCTTAAAACCACTTCGGAACCGGTATGAACCCGCATTCGGTTAAGGTATTCATCGACCAATTTGTTTTTTTGGCGACGGGCAATAACGAAAAGTGGAATTTTGAAATAATGCCCCACCAAACCGGCTATTTCCCAGTTCCCAAAATGGCAGGTAACCAGCACGCCTCCCGTACCGGACGCTGCGACGACCTCCTTCAGCTTCAGTACGTCGTTGGTATTTATGATGACGTGTTCCATGTAATCAGAACTGGCTGCGGGCACACGAACAATCTCCACAATGTTGAAACAGAGATTTCGCCAGGACCGCCAAGCAATTCGTCGTATTTCTTTAGGAGAAAACTGCTCTCCAAATACTTCTCTGATGCGGCGTCGCGCTTCTTTTCGTCTGAACCCGATCACAAAATGCAGGATAAAGGCCCACAGCCATCCCTGTGCCAGTGCCAACGTCAACGGCACATACTGCACAGAGGCGGCAACAACACGCAACAAGGCATATTCGGCATAATGCTTGGGTTTATGCTTCATAAATACGGACTCCCTGCTGAACAATGTCATTGAGAGACTGACCTGCAGAGTGTTCAGCAGCTGGTGTCCACCGCGCAATCCAGTGCATGTGAGATTCGCCCTGATCCGGTGCGGGAACAGTCGCTAAATCAAGCGGATGATCCTGCGATATATACCATTGAAGCTGCTGTTTCATTTCGGGCCACATTTGTATCCATTTTCGTTGCTGTTCGTCATGCAAAGGGTTGGCCACCTCATGTTGATCAAGCGAACACTGTACAAGCTCAGCCAACTGTACCAGACGAGCAATACGTTCAGCTAAAATGAGATCAATGACACACAGTGCGCCCTCATAACAGGCCTGCCCGGCGGAAT comes from Spartobacteria bacterium and encodes:
- a CDS encoding DMT family transporter, which codes for MNNAKSWQGNSMLLIAAAVWGGGFVAQRMGLDHVGPFTYNVCRFPVGALCLLAYHILIHRRQVKTPVPVHSLIKPVLICGSCMFMGASFQQYGLKYTTASNAGFVTGLYVIFVPLIGILLGHKNGVSVWLGCILAVSGMYLLSVSESMTINLGDALVFISALFWSFHVLSIGHFASRIDPIRFAIGQLVVCTLGSGIVATLTEPITWSSIQLASGAIIYGGVFSVGLGFTLQVFGQRNAPPAAAAIILSLESVFAALFGVLFLHEVLSPRALTGCVLMLSGMIFAQLDGFRSK
- a CDS encoding glycoside hydrolase family 13 protein; translation: MKASWNEGVIYQIVPDRFCCGGPNVKEKQAAGLFDSEAVTRCWTEPMQDRWGHEFYGGDLRGIIERIPYLKDMGIGTVYCTPVYPSPTFIKYDITDYCAIDPALGTMADFDELLSTLHQNGMRLIIDLVLNHCSNRHPWFLDAISRPDSSCRDWFTFSEYPRVYECWRNCGVIPELNFKNEAVVDAVIRGDRSPVVFWTKKGVDGLRLDCANDLGRELCALIRDTARSINPDVVVIGEVWNYAAGWLDVLDGAQTYYLTDAVLSLLNEKISASQFGAVVRALLNDAGAVKQSHCFNMLASHDYKRLMNTLDGDKVRAKIATLLQFTLPGIPFIYYGEECCMRGDGDGSDPMNRGAMCWDALAQDNHVSWYKKLCSLRRERPELRHGDFKDLTDQLTRCTAFIRHDPADPKQFGIAAVNPTDARQAFRLFIPHSDLYDAMRMVDWFSGKIIKYTNFLDIELEPCQGMYLIPEPRAVDNYNFYKRT